Part of the Pelodiscus sinensis isolate JC-2024 chromosome 15, ASM4963464v1, whole genome shotgun sequence genome is shown below.
cttgagcaagacacttttatggctaaaatggtcatcagagctttcttgcacaagaaagcgttcacagtgccatggacactcttgtgcaaaagcacatggcagggtggaggtgctcttgcacgagaccttttgcgcaagaactccagtgtgaaacagttcttgtgcaagaagcctgcagtgtagggcagggagcagcctatggggctactggagctgctggctgcaggatgcccagtcagggagtgggggggacccctaggaatggctccaacttcccagaggggtggccagaggcaggacatttgcctggcagggtgaggtggggggggcagtgacctcacaggggctttgggcagccctcagcagaccaggcaaagcgcaggtggggaggtggtgacctcacagaggaacccacatctcaggctgataaaaggggggggcgggcccaggggactttggagacccccggttgctttagctctggtgcgtctcctgctcacagttgctttgtcctctgtgagttccatatccggacagcgttttgcagaaggtaagagcccccaggggtttggatcccgcccggggccggctgggttccaggcaggcccagccctcggtcaagggccagaagtgcctgtgcaagaccgagccgataagcaaggggccatttgggggctgggggcagtcgctctggggagctggaacccctggatttcgctctgcaggctgcgccccaagctcccctttgctcccctcatttgcagcatggccaaacacatcaggctgtggttccggaaagccctgaagatggccccagggccggtgggaagcagctcctccgtccccgcgggcggggaagctgaatcccaccagctcggggcgactcgcccaccggccaggcccctccggacctggctccagaggcggctgggaaggcgggacccagcccagcggggaagccgggtagggtggctctggggcctcctctgtggagagaaacacctgccccaggagcccagcccccattaccaccagggggcatcgccctgcccggcccccggggacctgccagtctccgggagcccccagcctctccgcaccagcccctgcagctgtgggtccagctcagtgagcagcagcgcctgggcctccagctgcagccgggccacctcctgcagccgctcagacccaggtgaggggccgtgaacatgctgggcccaggggctcacccagtacacgggggggggaggggcagccccagtgtctgccccgcagccagggcaatggatgggggcgggagctgctgcttggctctcttgttcctggtgggggctctgctgagggcgttggcagatgtgagggtggaagggggatgggtccctgcgaggggcgtgtggggcccaacctgccctgggtccctgacatgggggcgcgtgacccctgctggccgctggagtcaccctggtcccttccctcccgcacagagcccccctgcgcctcggcggagctctgccaggagcggatggactcccgggtggaggaaggggccatctatgatattgaagagcagctccacacccgggacacggtaggaaccttcgccacacgggggggacccgagattgtccggccccttcccagcacgtccccgcctccgggaggggcttgtccctggggatccccctggggcccccaagctgaggtctcttgtcatgcaccagctgggcccccacaagcctgaggaagcagttggggggggagtgtgggtgcttggacaaccggcagcgcccacctccactcctgggaggcctgagccctgcagctgtccgtggggggcaggcaggccccaggctcacagactctctctggggtgcagagcccagccgccctgcagcggttcctcctggccgtcccccccgcctgcctcgccgccctccaaaggggcgaggacaccctggcgccgcgctgctgcaaggacaccatgatggccaggatcgtggtgagcgagtggcggcggccgggaggagggggcgggatacgtggggtggacaggggtctgcctgggccatggcggcgggtgggggtgctggaaatgggatgggtggggccaggagtgctggagggggagggggaggtggacatggggagggtgggtggggatgctggaggagggagggacacagaaatggggcaggtctggggtgctggacagggagggggattcggaacagggaggggtctccccgggccatggggggggggagctggaaggttagcagagcgggctgctgaggatgcgcctggggagcagggatgaggaggttcagaggctggtcaccggggcagtgaggggcaggagacggcctggggacaaggattgagctggtcccggtttgggaggggggtgctgggaggggccctgtgccgggccggggggctacaggccagcgggaggcagtggggttggatcctgctgggtgggggcgctggccgtgtgagcgtctcttgggggccccagcctcacacgcccctttgtctccttgggtttcacaggagatcatggaggactccccccaccCACTGGTCTTGGctgactgcctcaacgccgcctgcagcctcaggtaccgacccccccctccgactcccccccagagcagatcccctgaccagggagtgggaaagtctctgtctcctgggctatgtctagactgcaagcctctttcgaaagagagcacccagtgagtctggatgctctctttcgaagaagccctagttacattcaagaacgccttcgttcgaaagaagcactttccaaagaaggcgttcttcctcgtgaaatgaggtttaccgccgtggaaagaaaagccgcgttctttcgatttaatttcgaaagaacgcgactgcagtctagacgcaggtgaagttttttcggaaaaaggctacttttcccgaaaaaacccctgagtctggacacagccctgcagctgaattaacagtctctgcccctctctcctgccagcaccttgcagcctcccctacaggcccagctcctgagccccctgctgagggcggccgtgggacagactgtgtctggggactggcagcaggagcccatccacacgcaggtacgtccctccgggccctgctcccgggctgggctggagctccagagaggagtgggggtgggggcagagggagagaagaagctgcaggtttggatccttccctccaggtttcccgttgctctccctgggggcccgtcccttccatgcccagcctgggctcctccctgctctgcgaggcggctcagaccctgctcaaggctgcaccccggggccagcgggtggcctggattccccaacccccctctgacccagggctcccccttgtcttgcagcagttcatccgggcccttcccgtcgacctccaggccctactggcaagcctcctcgccgagtccccagacaccgccaggctgcagctgatcatggaggtgagccccgtgggggggacggggccattgtccctgcttcctcggggggccgagagaggagctgtgtcagtggctgggggggggggcacagtctgagaggagccccaggctctgcccagaaccggcgcctccctacgggtcctgacctgcctctttcccccccagcacctgagcccgtggctggagtcccgcctgccccaggagcgagccagggcccttggcagcaccacggccctgctgggagtcgccaccaccctcccggggtttgaggtaagtgacctcggagccggggggtctggggctgcagggcgcggggctgggagcgtccccgggaggcagagctgggaatgggccgggaatgggccgcgttctcctttccccggggaggggcgaccctgggcctttccggggggcacctgggccccagactggggagtggccgtcagtggatccccttgttccacccccggagtgacccttcagtcggggccattgctcagggctgtctcctcgcaaggccggccccgccccgccccgccccgccccgccccgggaggtgtctctgtccgtccccgagctcagaaccgcctcggcggccgttagcatgggacgtgcagccccaggatgctgagggaccccccctcttctctcccctcagaactccgccgactggccgaggatgggtcaccacgtggcccagctgggcctttttatttcggacccatccgaagacgtcagccggctggcccggaagggggtgcacagcctgtaccgactcctcctgcaccacaggggtaaggaacccagccgggacctgggccccagggacaccctgagggtgccggcggcggggggaggggacccagcccttttccccagactggcccaaggggggatgcgtccctctgtgttccccttctgccccctgtgcccctccatttgcccagggatgcctgcagggacccgtgggaggggaagggctcagacctgccagcagaatcaccctggtttgtctcttgcaggcctcaacatccaccaggcagaggacctgtggtgcaggcactactataaggagagatgggtcctggcgcatagcaacaccgtcagggtgggagaggtaaggacgcgctgccagggcagggcagggctcggggggggggggctggctggggccctcgtgcgggtaggacgcggggtgggagcggggagtcgctgatcgaatggtcgatgcattttccctcgactattcgagccgtggacagggcggcgctgcccctttgtgacgctgtcccggcgtttcaaaggggcggcgcttcctaggggcagtgcCGCACCTTGTCCCGGATCTCCCAtagcaggggaagcagggcgggggggggcaacactttttgatggaggtcgctccaagatgttggccagtggcctagggctgctctgttgtgcggaggggggtgaggtctgggagggtcttgggggcaggaggaatgtgtgacctggggcaggggttggggtgcagggtgaggagagcgtctgggtgcagggtctggaagggagtttgcagaaggaggaagctgttttagccccaggagttggggccgggctctgggccgtcagctgaaacctcccgtgctcttgatttcaggtctttgggcagctcttcaccccagagcaggagaactgctttttagacaaggctctgctcgctgcccgctcccccctgaggcgccccagccaggccgggctggtcctggcccacgccctgcatgggcaggcccatcagctcctgggatacatggtgagcagccggagcagatgcaggagagtggggcagggccagggtctccttcccatcccctcagggagtcccccgcccctttcctcatgctgcccccaccccacgtccctgctgggtgggtcagaagctcaccctgcgggcctgacggggggtgaccagagagcagaacaagtctcagcgcaggggggaggagggtggaaatgctgggggggcccagtacccctgagtccccagggatgaatgtgacggattctgcttcccttgcagcaggaagacagccagtgagagcacaaggagctgaggagccagcagctgcgtccccctccccccaaccctcccaattgtatagaatgtatttaaattctgattaaataacgtttcaaaaaacatttggatcaggctttgtcaataatttttaatgggggggggggcattttggcaagtggtcaagggccacatttctaccgaggagtttggggtctgcgACGGggcagttgggtgcagaagagagcggagggtaggagcctgggtgcgcaccgtccattgcatcatcacgcggagccactgtgctagtgctggagcttgggtgactggtttaatttgaatgtttacacagattaggtgttttaactttaggaaacttcattttaaataaggtaaaatgttaatttctgtctaccacaaagggtttcaaagttttctttattaaaggcagggatgaggaaccttttttgtctccagggccactgacccccagaaaaaccagttggggaccacacacgagaaaagcaaaatacaaaaacccttcttccaaaacccacaagcctcactgaggtgaggggaagggacagggaggactgaggttcggggatccctcatttttggccccccctcagattgagagggacccgcaaatgccactctccctggaacccaggagagttaatctgtgctggggctggagtgccaggggagtgagatgtctcagtcggggccacattcgtgaggcttgggggggtggaggtgccagggacgcattcagatagagcaggggagccggcagggaccctgagaggagaagtgggagtgagagcccagccggggagacacaaggaaaccagagtcagtctagtatctctcaggcagctggggtagacaccccccaccccaaaccccagcctcctgttggatcctcctcccacagttaactgcctctgagtctgcacccaaactcccatcgctgccctgaacctgtcccagagcctgcaacccgcagcctctcccgcgccccactccccagccatcctgcaccgtaaccccagcctcaggccagcgaacctgagtgagggtgggggagcccaagcagcagagggaggggggagtggaatgagtgggggcgtggcctcagaacaggggcaggggtaggtgcggggaagggggcggggcaatggtagtggcctctaatgcccacacccctcccttcggcatcgcttatgtcccatgtccgccccctcctgagcccgcagccggtgccaaggcctcgtgcccagggcgggttcgcccctgtgagctgccagccatactggggagaggcgagagggtctgggctgctgtgtccgttgctggctcctgtcaggcctttgcatcgagtcctggtgcagcctgagcaaacctgggtccttccctgctcctccaacaccacctgggcaaagggaggagagtccccaacagcctctgtcacttcggcctcctgtcgggggaacatgccccctgcagcatgatcccctggagatctagccctctgggcactcacacaaggtctctacacggcagctgctctgtgcctagtgctggcactgcagagccatttgccactttgcacccgactgtcaccaggtcctttccatttgcagggccggccacatctcctgccccctaggccattggctgcaccctcgtctcgctcctcctggtgtctgtatccgtcatcaccttggtgctggagagatggggcctgccccagcctgccggggtgcaagggactcctgttgggagcagctgcatgggaaccagaggcccaagaatgggagaaccctattgacctgctgtgagcaggagacgggggtggggagggggctggggaggtacctgtactcagctctgaatgggggctggggagacacagacactgctgatgattgctgcacagtgggcccctgggttacagtctatgcccaggcagctcctccagtcactgcctgtcacattactggatcttgaggggagcagccagatcactgctgcacccataggtgggggtgttggcaccagaaaatggtagaaaagggggccatgtggggtgctgaatagaagcttattatctgatagtcctaggtaagctatttatgtggttgtataacgtctgtgtgtgtagttaggaatctgtagtctgtgtggatcctgactatttctctgcatgtggttgagcattgggcagagcccggcctgtggacatgctaattagcgaggccctgtgggacaatggcactgaatgggccaaggacacacctaaagcatgagggcggacacctaagagcggccaccAGAGAGAgac
Proteins encoded:
- the LOC142818400 gene encoding uncharacterized protein LOC142818400; its protein translation is MAKHIRLWFRKALKMAPGPVGSSSSVPAGGEAESHQLGATRPPARPLRTWLQRRLGRRDPAQRGSRVGWLWGLLCGEKHLPQEPSPHYHQGASPCPAPGDLPVSGSPQPLRTSPCSCGSSSVSSSAWASSCSRATSCSRSDPEPPCASAELCQERMDSRVEEGAIYDIEEQLHTRDTSPAALQRFLLAVPPACLAALQRGEDTLAPRCCKDTMMARIVEIMEDSPHPLVLADCLNAACSLSTLQPPLQAQLLSPLLRAAVGQTVSGDWQQEPIHTQVRPSGPCSRAGLELQRGVGVGAEGEKKLQVWILPSRFPVALPGGPSLPCPAWAPPCSARRLRPCSRLHPGASGWPGFPNPPLTQGSPLSCSSSSGPFPSTSRPYWQASSPSPQTPPGCS